Part of the Cystobacter ferrugineus genome, CCTCCGGAATCCGATGGAGCCGCTCCGTGAAGGCCGTTCTCGTCGTCTCAGCCTTGTTCCTCGGTCTGTTCCTCGTCTCCTGTGCGCACGAACGCTCCGCTGGGGCCGAGGCCCACCGGCGGGTCGAGGCCGGCGCCACGCTGGTGGATGTCCGTACTCCGGAAGAGTTCGCCGCCTGGCACCTGCCAGGTGCGGTGAACATCCCCGTGGAGGAGCTGCCCCGGCGGTTCCCCGAGCTCGGGTCGCTGGAGAAGCCCCTCGTCATCTACTGCCGCAGTGGCGCGCGCAGCAGCCGCGCCGAGCGCCTCCTGAAGGAGCGTGGCTTCCAGGACGTCTTCAACCTCGGCCCCATGTCGGCCTGGGAGTGACGCCCGCCTTGCCTGCCATTCGGGAACTTCGCGCGGC contains:
- a CDS encoding rhodanese-like domain-containing protein, with protein sequence MKAVLVVSALFLGLFLVSCAHERSAGAEAHRRVEAGATLVDVRTPEEFAAWHLPGAVNIPVEELPRRFPELGSLEKPLVIYCRSGARSSRAERLLKERGFQDVFNLGPMSAWE